Below is a window of Nicotiana tabacum cultivar K326 chromosome 19, ASM71507v2, whole genome shotgun sequence DNA.
TAAGCATTCGCAAAGCAACTCGCTCATTCTGTATTTGACCTTTGACTACCCAATTCAGAATTAGTCGAAGTTTGTTTCCAATATTATCAGCAAAGTGACCATCTAAACTTAGGTAGCATTCATACAACCAAATCTGTAAAGCCAACGGGAAGCCACCGAGTCAATAAAAAGAAGGCTTATCTTGAAACTTGTTGGAACACGAGTCGATTGTAGCGTTATAAACATCTATATATATACCCCAAGGATAATTATTTAAATCACCGCACTCAACCAAGTCAATGTAGGACCATGAAATAACCTTTGGTTTGAGAAGAGAAAGTAAGAATCTGTTCACAAAATAAAGAACTGCTACCTTCAACGCATCATCATTTGTCTTCCATTTCTTCTTCGTAAAACAGTCTACTAGTTGGGCCAATATCACAGATGCAGtcctaaaatattttgaaatcaacctATTCTCTGGTACGCTCTCTATACTTGTATCGCCCTTACATTTCAACCTAGTAATGAGTGCAAATTCACCCAAACCAAAGCGCAATCTAGAATCACTCACTACAAACCGTATCTCATTTTTCACCTTATGATGTACTTCTCTAATAAGTAAATGGTGCATAACCCGAACCTGCACAATAATTGGTGGCGGATCCAAAATATATCCAAAGCATGTTTTCTTAAACATCCGAAGTTGCTTCTTTGTTAAATTTTCTTTCAACAAACGAATGACATTACAGTTGGTATCCCAATCTACCTTTGGTTTATAATCTATGTCCATACGCATAAGGAAATCCCAACACTACAAaacatgttcatataaataatttcataaatagaattcacttaaaatgtaactaaaacaatcaaaaatattacaactaccatatgataccaacatggcatataactataccaacagGATATACAGTTCTACTGGCTAATTCCCAGCAACTATaaatgactatactactattacataacacacaagcataaagagaaaaatcaaaaaggtATGCAACTATAAAGTATTTTCAAGATATTGTATGATACTACtattattaaaggaaaaacaaataatgtaccaattaaatgcagcTAATACAGCCAAAAAAGGATCTAAaagcatatgataccaatataccaatatagtatatagctatactaacAGGGTATATAGTTGTACGGGATTATTTTAACAACtgcctataactataaaaactattacataacacacataCTCTATGTCCATAGGCACAAAGGAATCTCAACAAtgcaaaacatgatcatataaataatttcagaaatagaattcacttaaaaatgcagctaaaacaaccaaaaaatattacaattaccatatgataccaatatggcataTAATTATACCAACATATTATACAGTTCTACTGGTTAATTCCTGCCAACTATATATGACTATTCTACTATTATataacacacatgcataaagagaaaaataaaaagatagtgtaccacatattaatataataaagtattttaagatattgtactatactattattattaaagaaaaatcagataGTGTACCAATTAAAAAAAGTTAATACAGCCAAAAAggtatgataccaatatagtatatagctataccaacAGGAAATATAGTTGTATGGGGTCGTTCCCGCAACTGAGGTTCCAACaaacatatgataccaatatattATATAGTTATACCAATAGGGTATACAGTTGTACGGGGTCGTTCCCAGTTCCCACACCTGACTAtaactataatataatataaaatcataccagaaaatcaaaaaataacaatATACTATATGTTCAAAAGCACAGATCctaattttaagaaaattaccTTCTTGGGTGCGACgccaatttttttcttctttacttgAGAACCATCGCTACAATCAACATCGACTGGTTGAGTCTCTGTGTCAGGCACGAATTCACATCGGCTTCCCCCTAGCTCAGAATCCTCAACAACTTTAGCTTTTTCCCTATCATTCACCACAGCACCTGCTATGATTGGTTCGGAATTTATTTTGGGTAATGATTGGTAGGGAGTTCCATCGACTGACGAAGCATCAATATTGTTGCCTTTTTCACCCTCTAATTCTACATTTTCAGTTGTGTTTTCAACACGACTACTGTTAGGGTTAGGACTAAACACAGACGGAGAATCAGAAAATAATGAAAAACTAGGACCGGACGTGACTGAGGTAACGGATTCAGCAGCTACTTGGGTTGAAGAATGATGTTGCGCACGACGCCACATCGATGCGCACAATTTCGACGCATAGTGAAAACAATAACCCACATACATTAATTCACAAAAGTACAAAGAAAAACACAAATTCTATGATTTTGAAAATCCACTTTCACTAAGTTGTACTTTCACATCCAAAACTTTCGCCCAGAAATTACTATTAGACGAAGAGATATAACGAAATCTGaagaaaaaattcaaaagtcgAATCACTAAATGTTAGGTGAAATATGATTTATCGTGGTTTGGCTATGGAGGTTTTGAAACTAACTCTGTAGCGTTAAAGGACTCGTGGTTTGGCTATGGAGGTTTTGAAACTAACTCTATAGCGTTAAAGGACAAAGACAAATTATATGACACATTAAATGACGGCGGGTATGGGAATCCGCTAATTGCGTGGGCTGCTGGGTGAAATAGCTTGGGCCGGTATGGGAATCCGCTAATGGGTGGGCCGTGTAAATAGTCTGGCCGCGTGGGTAGAAAAAGTAAATAGTTTGGGCCTGGATATTAAAGGGTAAATAGTTCGGACTTAATAggtataaagtgagatttgctctATTTAAATGtgttttttataaatttttaacgttttattttattttgtttgtacattttaattttgtattttctatggtgaatattttattgatgaatattttttattttattttctttaacggTTGCTCTTCATCCCTAAAATTTCTAGCTAGAACTTCTCTGTGTTAATGCAAAAGTTGTGCACTATTTAAGGAGATTCTTCACTATATTTAACACTTGGTATGATAAAGTCCTTTACTAAGCTAGAAACTTTAGTGTTATACAATCTTCCACCGAAACACTGTAaacaaaatttggaaaaaaaggaCTAGAAATGCAAGAATAGTAGTTGTTTTATGTTATAACAATGATGCAGTACTTCATGAGATCCTTAGTAAAACTTCCTCTCCTGCTATATTATCAAACTAGTAAATGTATCCGCGCTTCACGCAGTcgtaaaggaaaataaaatatgacTACATAATTAATGTCCTATAAAAGAAACTCAATCTCTACTAATCAAATAAATTCATGACTTTATCATGAACTATTACATTGATTACAACCCGTGAAATGAAAAGGTTAAAGTATGCATTTGGACGTTATTTGGTTGAAGTGTGAAAAACAAAAGTATTTGATCTCCAAATATTATTTCAAATAGCATTTAATAATAGCTATAGCGAAGCCAAAATAATCTTCATGAATGTCAGCTATTCCCGTTTTGAGAATTTTACTGCATTTGATAATGCACCGTTAATCCAAATTTAGCAGTCAAGAACAATTCAATGAGTGAGATTAGAATTTTACTGACATTATTCTTATATggtataaataatttttatttttcttgttttactTTCTATTTTGGGTACTAaaaaagcaataataaatcaTGAGCAACTAATGTCTACAATGGccataatttagttttaattagATTACTCTTATAGCGCTGTAACCACAACTTCTAATATTATTAATACTAAGGCAAAATTACATACAATGTGATTTGATCTTACACATAAGGCCTCTCAATTTGTTATTTTGACATTCGTTCACTTGCCCCTCCTTTGTACTTATACAATTTTACAAATACAAGAATATCCAAAATTCAGAATCTGTAGTGCAACAATGCGAGGTAATAAAAGTGGTATAATCTTTCCTTGTTAGGACCATCGACCAACCACAATATGATGTCGTATGAACAACTCATGCCAATAAACTGCTCAAATAAATCTACGTTGCCAATCCCACAGAGAAAAAAGATGTTTTGGTCATGTATTCTCGGTATTGTTTATAGAAGAACTCGTTCTCACTGATTAATGCAAATGCATCAGAAGACCTAATAATACCTCCATCTAAGGTATAGAATTCTAACATGGATGAAATGACACTTTTTTCCTGAATTCTAGAGTTGACCCAGCCATCACTCCTTCTCATCCTGTTTTTCAAAATACCTCTGATATGATCATGTCGATGATAGAGGATAATTCCATTTTTAGGGGAGGGGTGATTCCATCTTCTTTCCCTGTGAGTTTCAAAAGCTGTGGAAATAAAAGGTGATTGTAGATCAGTAAGCCAATTAATGGTTATGCACTACATAAAAAAAAACTGTGAAAGATATTGGTGCATAAGGTGTGGAAATTAGAAGAATaggtaaataaaaataataaacttGTAATCATGTTATTTTAAGAGTATGTTGCATTTGTTTTTTTCTTGAATGGAGTTCTCCACCTGGAAAAAAACTGTAATGCCTATTACATAACGAAAGTAAGTTAAAAAGTGGCAGTGTAGCTAAACCAATTCTTTTCTACAAAGGTTAGAGCCTAAAAACAATGCAGGCAAGAATTAAAAGTTAATCTTCTATTTAAAAACCTAGTTAGAAATAGCACTCCCCTAATTGTCAATACATATAATGATTCATGATCACTTATTTCACATGTACcattcgattttcttttctcttcacTCAATTATATGTGTCAAAATGCATGAGTCCATGTATGTTTTTCAAAATAACTTTAATGCCGGTACCAATATATAAAAACAACAGGGAACAATAACTGAACTACAAATATATCACATGAATAGTAAGGTAAGACCGAAAAAATATAATGAAAGCAAATGTAAATGATCTACATATATCATGAAAGATAAATCCTGATCCCAGAGTCAATTTTATGGTGATCTTTTTTAAGAGAACATCTTTTTTAATTGTGGTAAAAATCTACTTTGATTCTTTTCCAGAAAACAGTTTAGTTTGATTCATAGTAATCAACAAATTATAACGTATAAAAACTGAATTATAAATGTATCATAATAGCAAGGTACATGTCATGACTCATAAATAGATCGGAAAGACACAAGGAAAGCAAATGTAAATGAATTATATTTGATATATCATGTAAGATAAAATCCAGTTACAATGATCATATAAAAATTAAAGGCCATCCTAAACTGTTCCTAATAATTCCATGAGTCAACCTTatggtaaaattatttttggagaaCAGCTGTGTTCATTTTGGTGAAAGACTACACTGCTTCTTTCCTGGAAATGTTTTAGCTTTATTTGTAGTAATCTACAAATTACAgggaaaaaaaattgaataacaaATGTATCACAATAGCAAGGTACATGCTTTAAATATCCACCCTTttagttttaattcacatcaCCAGTGTTTCTGAAGGAAATAACAGTCAGTCATACCCAAGTCAGACATACGGTAATGACTAACGAACCCTAAATGACcattaaaatataatccaaaatTAAACAGCAAAATAAAATAAGTTGTTATAGCATCTTCTTGTAGATACCAAAGTTGAAGGTTTACCGGTGGTGACGAATTTGCGGAGGATCCATCAGAATGGCTGTGAGAGTTCCTTGAACATATGAAACTATAATGGTGGCAAAGAGATGTGGCTTCGCATACCCTCCTGAAATTGAAAAGCTTGATTTTTAGCTTGTCGTTTGTGAATCGGCAGCTTTATTCCTCTTTCATTGGTCTTAACGGAGGTAGAAGTAATTAGTATTGTGAAACGGTGCCTTTTTTAAGTAATAATTGATTTTGTCTTAAAATGTGAGTAATAAATGTAAAAACAAAAGAGATAATAGATAAATACACTTCTTGATTTATGAGAGGTGCCAACTCATCTTCTCAAGTCcctccattatatatatatatatatatatatatatatatagattatttaAGTATCCATACCACCTCACCTTTTATTAGCTACTATTATTTGTAACTCTCAAATATCATGCTGAAATTTCACGTCCCGTAGAACTATATATAAATATCTTCTATGTGATGTTCATGCGGACTGAATATTATATTCTTACAAACTTACTAATTCTGAAGTTTGAAATCTCCGAATTTATGACAGAATATTTTGTTTGGTCAAAAGCTTTTGAAGTATCAGTTTTTGTTGCAAAGTTACTCTTTTTAGAGTTTGAAATTTGCATTTGTGAATTTTTTTATCAATAGCAAGAATGTAATCTAAATTAGGTCTATTtagtattaaaaaaaattacttgtaGATTTTAAGCGTTTCTTATCAAGAAGGTAACCTGTAACATCCAAGGCACTTGAAGGAAACATTTCAACAAGTATGTATATAGTACAAGTATAAGGTCAATATAAGCAATCCACTCATAAGGAGAAAAAAATATGTAGAAAAGCTCACTATATTGGCAATAAGTGAGACCACAAAGCAAGCACAAGTCAACTGATCAACCAACTTAGTAACGCTAGACAATCAAGTAGCAGCTCACAGTTAATCAATTAATATGAAATGGTACCAAGATGGTTTAGAATAAGTACACAACACAGCATAACTAGAGCTCATGCACCAATCATGTTACATATATATTATTCCCTAATAAAGATAAGAAATCTAAATACTGATCTATTCTATCTAGAATACTGCTATGACACTAAAAATACAAATTCATGATacatttattttttattctagATATTCTTTATTGGTCCTCTAGTTTGAATTAAGATTTATGTACCATaacaaaggagaagaaaaatgggCAAGAGTCAAACTAATTAGCAAGAACATTAGTAAATTTGAACGATTGTGGGAATCAGTAAATAAGAAATATTTTCATTCACCAAAGCCCCAGTAAATCAAAACATTTTCATCATGCTAATATTTTTCATTGTTTAAATCTCATAAACCCACCAAAGATCGAGAGTAGAAAATAGTTTAATTTAAAAGATATCGGGAAGAACAGAAGATTTTCATCTTCAATGTAAGATTTTTAGTATTAGCTCTAAGGGGgtaaatggatatttaaaaaccgactaaaccgaccgaaTCGTACAGCACCGaatcgatttttaggtttctattaataaaattgtagattttttatataaatctatcaCTATACCGATAATTAGTGTgcgttttttattttatgaaaataaatcaaaaaaatatcgAACATTACCGAATAAATCTACatgtgaaaatatatttatatattaagttcaaaaataataaagcattaaatttttccttGGACCTTGGAATTACGAAAATGGTTACAAGACAACAAGTAATTAAAATCAAAATCCTAATTACCCCTATTATACTACTCCtactgaaactaaattatttccagcatattcactagcaagacacaaagtattctagcgattatgagtagcaaactacagtgtattgaatatgtttcctttcgtataattttgatttatctttttgaatatttaatcttgtatagactttattcttgagtctcagcttggttaatatctttctacTCGTGTGATTTATCTTTCCTTTGgctttgcttagtttcttttagtGGAAATGCCACCAGGTAGCCAATTTTAAGCATGTTGTTTACAATATGTCCACAACGTACAATGTATTTAAAGCTTAACAAATTTTGCTCAAACTTCAGAATACGGCGTCCTAGAGtttaaacctcaaaattcaaattttaggATATCATGTCCTAAAGTTCGAAAATTGTGTCTAGAAGTTCAaatcttatgtcctgaattttaaattagtagttcagaaattcaggacactttgtcctaaattttaaattagcagctcaaaaatttAGGACACTAAGTCATGAATTTTCAAATTGAGGATATTTAGTCCTAAAGTTTGGGTAAActggctaatctttaaatacattataaattgtgaatatattttaaaaagtGGGCTTACGTTGCTGTAGAGTGGTTGATGAATCTATACTCTGgcatctttcatgttttcttaattcatcaccatTTAAATAGTAGAACTATCTAGAGAATTTTGCTATCCTATAAAAGTATGTATGTTATTACATTCTACTTttactagtgacttttacatgacatttaaaaaataccaaaaattaaccgaaccatACCGATACCAAAGAAAAACCGATATGATTGGGACgatttcgaaaagtctaattttgattatacaaaatagaataaccgaaaaaatgGTATAGTACAAATTTTATGAAATAATCGGCCGAACCGAACAATTGACACCCCTTTTAGCTCCGCATCAGGTGGTACAACAAACTTCTTCTCATTAATATTCTGTAATTTACCAAGTCTAAAGCTACCACAACCACCTctcactcttttttttattttccggGCAAGTTTAACTTTTATTGCAACGACTGTTTTcgtctttcctttttcttcacaaatggACATTGCGGCATTACAGCTTTTGCCATCATTCATCACTTAGAGCTCAGAGGATGACACTAATAAATTTGTCCAACAAACCCATTGACAATTAGTTGACATAACCAGAGGCTCTCGTCTGCTGTAGCACCTCCTACTTTCCAGCTAGCTTGCTCATCGCTGCATTAACCCTCTCATCTGTGATCATTTTGTGGCCGTCATAGAAATCTAGTATCTCCATTGCTATGTTTTTCACCTGTCAATTTTGAGGGCTTAATAGGTAAGAAATCAAAAAAATAGAGTAGATAAGAAGCGGTCCAGATGACTATGAGATACTTCATTTAGAACAGTTCATGATGTAAGCTGTTCATAACTCTATATGCACACGCAGCGAAGGTTTCAAGAAAGAAGGCTAATAGCTGTGTCAAACTAGTGCCTAGACGACACTTTGAGAAACGTTTTCCCCATCGAAGCATTACACAACACATTTCTGATCAGCCACTATAACAATAGCATGGAGCACAGTGTGGGAGTATGCTAAATGTTGAAATGTGTGACCATCTCACCTAAAAGCTTAAGTTGTTAGAGAGAACACACTTTTATTACTTAGTCTCTTTAACACTCAATTCCTAAAATCATATTACAGAAAaacatatcaatccacatagACAGGTACTTCTTTGCTAGTAAATTCACTATCATCTCCAACGCCAAAGACAAAACATACTCTTGCAGAATAATGATTCTGACCTGTCAAGTCAAGGGTATCTTTTGTAGCAGTTAAGTTTCTAGGAAGGAACGCATGACAGCAATTGGGTGCAGATTTAGGTTTTGTAGACATACCACATTCACATCAACTCGAAGCTCCTCAAACCAGGCAGTAGTTTCTTTATCTTTGAGCACACTTGCTATGTATATACATGCCAATGCAATCAAGTGTGGCGGATGTATGAGAATTAGGTCCATCTTATAGGTGTCATTCACAAGTCCCCTGAAAGATTGTACAATTGATAAATGCTGAGACCTTGTTATAGTTTATAATATCTTTACATAGATAGTCAgggtctatttttattttttgggatgTAATCAGGCAGAAACTTTGTGCTATTTGTTAATAATACCATTTAccattttaacaaaaataaagattgtcCAATTGATAATAATCTAGTATGATTCCTTGCAAGTCAAAGATATCAGGCAGCCTAGGAAAAGATGTTTCTTACCATGTTAATTGAGCTGTATCATTCATGCCAGCGTCCTGTAACAACCTGCCAATTAGAGAGTTTGGATAGACACAATCAGCTAAAAAGGAAATCGTACTCTGATTCCAATTGGAGGGAAATAGTAAAGGGACCAATTTGAGGAAGCAAACAGAACTACATCACATTAATGACATTTCGAAAATGTTAATCTCTCTAGAGATATTGTCCACCAACCGTAGGCTGCCCAGAGAGCAACACAGTATAAAACTGTAAAAAAACACTTTACTTTTGTAATACTCGAATAGAAGTTCTCCAGCAGGTTGTCAGAAGGTAGATTAATCACTCATACAGAAAGGTCATTCAAGTCTAGACATAAAAATCCATGGAATTAATAGAAAATATCAAAGCTTGACTTCTTCTGCTACAAGCTTAGTCAGCATAAGAAGAGTGAAGTTAAGGTGAGATTAGACGGGATTGCGCTGTCTAAATGCAAATAATTCTAATATATATGCTCGATACTCCAGAAGAATGGTTTGATAATGAAGATGTTAGTAACAGAACCGTAACCTTTAACCGAACCGATGGTTTATTGGCTTATTAGTATCGGGTTATCGGGGTAATGGTTGGTGaacggattgagattttataattaacggcttaacggtttgggggcggattactcaattttcttatcggataaaccgttaacccgttaagaatttttatatttacacttttaTATGGGATCAACAGAATTTACAGGAGTATTATCagaaaataaatctgaaaatgcCTTCAAGTTTTGTAGGTGTTGGGGATTCTGATTGTATATAAATTTTCAGTCAATTTGACTAGTTTTCAGTCTTTCCCTTTGTTTTGATATGAAACAGGATAGCTATGCAACCAAAAGAAATACTTATAATAAGTGCAGTAGCAACAGATGTTAAAAAGCCTAGTAAACTAAAAAGGGGATGAAACTTATAGTCGAGTCACTTTATCAGGTTTGGCCGTTTGGTATACACACGACTAGGattgttcaaaaatattttatttgatttagCCGATAAACCGTCCAATAACCGCACGATAATTGTtaatccgataccaatccgcccgttatcttattggatggctaacggattactacatttataatccgataaccgataagccgaaCCGTTAAATGTAATTATTCGTccgatccgcccgataagcaccccTAGATGTTACACATAGAATGAATATAAGATGGTTGAAATATAGAAGTGCTACTACAGTGTTATGTGATAGAAAGATACCGATCAAAGTGAAAGGCAAATTTTATAGAATAGTTATCAGCCATGAATTTTGAACTGCTGAAGTCCACATATCCACAAGATAGGTACTGCAGAGAAGCAGATGCTAACATGGACAAGATAAGACAAGATTAAAAAATGATCACATTTGGAAGAAGGTGGAAATAGCAGACATTAAGGATAAAATGACAGAAGATTGAGTGATTGACTTCTGAGAGGCCAATCTTCCCCTCATGGCTGTAGGGGAAGCGTTCCACGTAGACTATGAAACCAGAAGCCATGCTTTCATGCTAAAGGGAGACCATTGGACGACCTCATAACCTCCTAACCGCCCCAAGTTCTCTGCCCAAAATCAGCCTGGGTTCTTCCCATGCCCCCTCTCTCACTTCCCCTCCAGGGTCCACGCCAGCTATATTGGACTAATAGCAAGAGAACTGAGCCTGCATAAAATGCACTTGGGTGCTCTGAGGCCAGCCCGGCCATGGTTAGGCAGATTGACTGCTAGTTCCAGAAGACAATGAAACCAGAAGCCAATCTTTCAGGTTTAAAAGACTTTTGAAGACTAAAccctcatagcaataacttccttTTTTTCTTGTTATTCTCATCAAGGTCTTCTCTATTGGCAGAAGAAGGAGAACTAGATGAACTAATTCTGAGATTCTGCAATCTCGTTGCTGCATAAGCACACATACATGCAGCTAGATACCCGATATGGCGTTACTAAACCAAATAACCAAACCTATTGGGTTGTTTGATAAGAAACTCAGTCTCCGGGGGAAAGTTTTATATGGGGAACTTGGTATCATTCCGTTACCCCACATTGCTCATAAGGCATCACATGGTGGCAGGTAGATACTTTGATCTCCCTGATACAAATTGATCTTTTATTGTACAGCACATTTGGTAATCTTAAGAAGATATACTTACTGAGACAACGATCGGTATGGATGGAATATAACTAAGTAATAATTGAGGGCTTCCAAGATTTTCATCTCCATGTCAAGTATGTCTTTTATTTCATACCTATACTTGTCATCTGAATCTGCAAAACCAAATTGCAAACAATCATCTTGTCACCACTAATCACAGCTGATATTCAATAAACTGATGCTAGAATAAGAGGATATGCCAATACAATTACTTCATCAGAGTGATCAACAAGAATTTACATAATTTTTTGATGTAAAATACAAGAAGTCTGGCCTGCACAGTGCTTTCTTCTGATTTTGATGCCAAATATAAGCAAGATGGAGCAACCAGACGAGGATCGCATTCAGTCATACTTCTCCTACGAGAAATAGAAGAAACGGTAATTAGAAAGTTATACACTTCAAAATACAAGGAGGTATGCTCCGCCGTGATGCATCACCAGAGACCTAACAGCATAGAGtaaatttgaagtttgaatacgTAAATTTGAGGAAAAGATAGAGAATCTGAACCAGAGACTATTATTTCACTTAGATTCATTACCGTCACACGTATGAGAACAGTTAACTTCACTTAAGTACATTGCATTTGTTCTGCATGACTCGGAATAAAGAGGACACAAAGTGATAGAGATCATTTGCTAAATTGTTGTTACACCCCACACTATTCCCCCACATATAAAGTTGAAGATTAATGAGTTTTTTACACAACCAATCAGCCGGCAGCACGTTATAAGGACATGGAGGCGGTTATATTTGACCAGATTGTGCCAGCTGTCCCACCGGGCGTAGTGGCCGGTGCGGGGCGACCTGTTTGGCATATGGGGCGGTggaatttcctagacttagtaGAAACGGCAGTGCAGCTCTCTTCTCTTCCATTTTAGGATATCACCAACTTCAGTTCACCTAAAATACTCTTAAACCCCTTTGAGAATTTCTAAATAGTCTAAGGCTTAATCAAAGGCGGACCTAGTAGGATTTGGCGTGAAGAAATTGAGATCGTC
It encodes the following:
- the LOC107800310 gene encoding cyclin-C1-2, with translation MSANFWTSSHYKELLDPEEVDVVHQLDKERGITLDDFKLIKLHMSNYIARLAQNVKVRQRVVATAITYMRRVYIRRSMTECDPRLVAPSCLYLASKSEESTVQARLLVFYIKKLYSDDKYRYEIKDILDMEMKILEALNYYLVIFHPYRSLSQLLQDAGMNDTAQLTWGLVNDTYKMDLILIHPPHLIALACIYIASVLKDKETTAWFEELRVDVNVVKNIAMEILDFYDGHKMITDERVNAAMSKLAGK